In Ascaphus truei isolate aAscTru1 chromosome 5, aAscTru1.hap1, whole genome shotgun sequence, one genomic interval encodes:
- the PTHLH gene encoding parathyroid hormone-related protein isoform X3: MFRTLLPHCSLAVFILSCSLPAHGRPAQGLSGRVRRAVSEHQLLHDKGRSLQELRRRIFLHNLIEGVNTAEIRAVPDESPRPAPSAKNFNSLGLVGEQDGGAHLPQETHKVLSYKEPLPKTPGKKKKGKPGKRKEQDKRKRRERSALERLQEPPGSASWWEELNLRSS, encoded by the exons ATGTTTCGGACGCTCCTTCCACACTGCAGTttggccgtcttcatcctcagcTGTTCTCTGCCGgctcacgggagaccagcgcaGGGGCTCAGCGGCAGAGT GCGCAGGGCTGTGTCTGAGCACCAGCTGCTCCATGACAAGGGTCGATCTCTCCAGGAACTCCGGCGCAGAATATTCCTGCACAACCTGATCGAGGGGGTGAACACAGCGGAGATCCGCGCAGTGCCCGACGAGTCCCCGCGGCCCGCCCCCAGCGCCAAGAACTTTAACAGCCTGGGCCTGGTGGGGGAGCAGGACGGGGGAGCACACCTGCCGCAGGAGACGCACAAAGTGCTGAGCTACAAGGAGCCCCTTCCAAAGACCCCCGGCAAGAAGAAGAAAGGGAAGCCCGGCAAACGCAAGGAGCAGGACAAgcggaagaggagagagcgctCAGCACTGGAGCGTCTGCAGGAACCCCCCGGATCAGCATCCTGGTGGGAGGAGCTAAACCTCAG GAGTTCGTGA
- the PTHLH gene encoding parathyroid hormone-related protein isoform X2 encodes MQDVSDAPSTLQFGRLHPQLFSAGSRETSAGAQRQSELRRRIFLHNLIEGVNTAEIRAVPDESPRPAPSAKNFNSLGLVGEQDGGAHLPQETHKVLSYKEPLPKTPGKKKKGKPGKRKEQDKRKRRERSALERLQEPPGSASWWEELNLRTVARRTEKSQVDRSGAGAAGSTHYPLCNQTVAFSSSGARFSRRTTF; translated from the exons ATGCAAGATGTTTCGGACGCTCCTTCCACACTGCAGTttggccgtcttcatcctcagcTGTTCTCTGCCGgctcacgggagaccagcgcaGGGGCTCAGCGGCAGAGT GAACTCCGGCGCAGAATATTCCTGCACAACCTGATCGAGGGGGTGAACACAGCGGAGATCCGCGCAGTGCCCGACGAGTCCCCGCGGCCCGCCCCCAGCGCCAAGAACTTTAACAGCCTGGGCCTGGTGGGGGAGCAGGACGGGGGAGCACACCTGCCGCAGGAGACGCACAAAGTGCTGAGCTACAAGGAGCCCCTTCCAAAGACCCCCGGCAAGAAGAAGAAAGGGAAGCCCGGCAAACGCAAGGAGCAGGACAAgcggaagaggagagagcgctCAGCACTGGAGCGTCTGCAGGAACCCCCCGGATCAGCATCCTGGTGGGAGGAGCTAAACCTCAG gacgGTCGCGAGGAGGACTGAAAAATCTCAGGTGGATCGTTCAGGAGCGGGAGCCGCTGGATCAACGCATTATCCATTATGCAATCAGACCGTGGCGTTCTCGTCTTCGGGCGCGCGTTTCAGCAGAAGGAcgacattttga
- the PTHLH gene encoding parathyroid hormone-related protein isoform X1: MFRTLLPHCSLAVFILSCSLPAHGRPAQGLSGRVRRAVSEHQLLHDKGRSLQELRRRIFLHNLIEGVNTAEIRAVPDESPRPAPSAKNFNSLGLVGEQDGGAHLPQETHKVLSYKEPLPKTPGKKKKGKPGKRKEQDKRKRRERSALERLQEPPGSASWWEELNLRTVARRTEKSQVDRSGAGAAGSTHYPLCNQTVAFSSSGARFSRRTTF, encoded by the exons ATGTTTCGGACGCTCCTTCCACACTGCAGTttggccgtcttcatcctcagcTGTTCTCTGCCGgctcacgggagaccagcgcaGGGGCTCAGCGGCAGAGT GCGCAGGGCTGTGTCTGAGCACCAGCTGCTCCATGACAAGGGTCGATCTCTCCAGGAACTCCGGCGCAGAATATTCCTGCACAACCTGATCGAGGGGGTGAACACAGCGGAGATCCGCGCAGTGCCCGACGAGTCCCCGCGGCCCGCCCCCAGCGCCAAGAACTTTAACAGCCTGGGCCTGGTGGGGGAGCAGGACGGGGGAGCACACCTGCCGCAGGAGACGCACAAAGTGCTGAGCTACAAGGAGCCCCTTCCAAAGACCCCCGGCAAGAAGAAGAAAGGGAAGCCCGGCAAACGCAAGGAGCAGGACAAgcggaagaggagagagcgctCAGCACTGGAGCGTCTGCAGGAACCCCCCGGATCAGCATCCTGGTGGGAGGAGCTAAACCTCAG gacgGTCGCGAGGAGGACTGAAAAATCTCAGGTGGATCGTTCAGGAGCGGGAGCCGCTGGATCAACGCATTATCCATTATGCAATCAGACCGTGGCGTTCTCGTCTTCGGGCGCGCGTTTCAGCAGAAGGAcgacattttga